The genomic interval CTTTGGGTGGATCAGGCTCAACGTTGTCCTTCCCGGACCACTATTCCGTTCAGCCACGGACAACATTGAGCGTTCGACGCCTTGTTTTCGAGGGCTTTGGGACCGGCGGACGTCTGGATATGTGGCGCGGGAGCGGCAAGGGCTCATTGCTGGGGAAGCTGATCAAGCTGGCGGCACGAGGCTCCGGATTTCGCCGTGATCTACGCTGCGCGCGATGCGGCGGTGGTCGCGGACCTCGTGTGCGCATCGTGGGCGAACGCGTAAAGCGTTGGCGCGCCACTTGCCGGCGTTGCGCGCCGTCGTCGATCCATGCGTGCCGCCCCGGGGAAGAGCTTGGCGTATAGGCGCTCTTTGCTTTTTCAGGGATAGTGAGGGTTCCGACATCGAGGTCAGAATCGGGCGCGCATAAGGAATCGCTCCATTTTCGCTCTCTGCCTCGCACATTCGCTCCAAGGGAAATGAGCGGAAACAGCAAGCGTGAACATGCCGTGGCGAATTTGCCGTCGGTGCGACATGACTAGTTGTCGGAGTGACGAACGCCAGCCATCGCGCGCGTTCGTCGAGCGCGGCGACGTGCTTGGGAATAAATACTGAAGGTGTGCTTGACGGTATCGCTTGAAAGCGCACTAGCCCAGCGAGCGACAGCGATAAGTGGCGCGGGGTCGATAGACAATCGAGTGGGAATAGTTGGCTGAACGTCCGCTTTCAGGCGGTACTTCTCGAATGTCTCTTCCTGGGATGAAGCGGCGGATGAATGCGTATCGTGTCGCTCGTAACTTTGCGTCGGAAGAGCAGGGATTGGCCCAAAGCGCGGGCGAACCAATCCCCCGACCGATCCTAGTACGCCGGTTTAGGCCTTCGTCTCGTGTAGCGGCTCGAAGCCGCCGAAAATCATCCGTCGCATGTCGAAAGGCATTTCGGCCGGGTTCATGCGCGGATCGGCGCGCAACTTCATGCTCGCCGCCTCGGCCGTCGCCTTGTCGGGCCAGATCATCCACGAAAAGACGACGGTTTCGTCCGGCTCTGCCTTCACGGCTTTTTTGAAATCGGTCGTTGTGCCGTCGGGTACGTCCACGCCCCACGCGTCCATGGTCGATAGAGCGCCGCTCTCTTTGTAGATGGCGGAGATCAGTTTTATCGCCTTGAGATAGGCTTCCTTGTTGCTGGTTTTCACCGGGATCACTGCACCCTGGACGTAGGCCATTGCTGTTCCTTCTCATGCATGGTTGTGGACGCGCCATTATCCGTCATCTGTCCTCTCGAGTCATTGCGCCGTCGACGTTGTCAGTGACTGGCGGACAGTCCGGGGCTGTTATCGAGTGGACCGCCGGGCAGCGCGACGCCCAATCACGCCACTTGCTCCGTATTCGACCGCGGCCCGAGCAGGGCAAGGTCGAGATGAAGAGGGACGCTCCGCGCCCCGACACCTTCCGTCGGCCATCGCGCGCGAGCACGATGGCACTTGACCGCCCATCAGCGATCGAACCCCCCAGGCGGAGACGCGGCGACTGCAGCGTGCGCTAGCCACGAGAGGCGCGGCCGCCGACAGGCGCCGACGCCTTAGGAGGCGGGCATTGGCGTCACTCCGGCGTGGCGCCGCGCTAGACCATGCGCTCAAGAAGGCTCTTGAGGTCGCGCCGCTGAGCGGCACTCAGGCGGCCGAGACACGGCTCAAACGCCTCCGCGAGCAGCTTCATCCCCTGGCGCACGCACGCGCGCCCCGAAGGCGTCAGCTTCAATCGATGCCTTCTTAAATCCCCGGCATCGATCTCGCGGCGCAAAAAGCCCGAAGCTTCCAAGCGCTTCACATACAAGGTGACGGTGGCCTTGGGCATATTCAAAGCTTCGGCCAGCTCGGCCGGATAGGGGTGAGCGTCGATCTCTGCCAGGACGAACAATTCCTTGGTTTCGATCCCAAGGCGCTCGATACCCGGCGACGCCGCGGCGATCGCCGACATCAGCAGGCGATAATTCAGTCCCCAAATTTCTGCCGCGTCAATTTTCGCCATCGCCCCTTGCGGCCTCGCTCGCTCATTCCAAGTTAATACAGAACTGAACTATCGCAAAATTGCACAAAAGTCATGGAGTGGATAGCATGGCGCTTGATCATTACATCACCCTGGGCCGTTCCGGCCTGCGCGTCAGCCCATTTTGCCTGGGCGCGATGACCTTCGGCGAGGATCTCGGCTGGGGTTCCTCGGTCGAAGAATCGCAACAGATCATCGATCGCTATGTCGAACTTGGCGGCAATTTCATCGACACCGCCAATTTCTACACCAAGAGCCACTCGGAAAAGATCATCGGCGACCATATTGGGCGCCACAAGGCGCGCCGTGACCGGCTGGTGATCGCGACCAAGTTCAGCGGCAATCTCTATCCCGGCGATCCCAATGGCGGCGGCTCGGGCCGCAAGGCCGTCGTCAACGCGGCCGAGAATTCACTGCGGCGATTGCAGACAGACTATATCGATCTCTATTGGCTGCACATCTGGGATGAGAATACACCCATTGATGAGACCATGGCCGCGCTCGACGATCTCGTGCGCGCCGGCAAGGTCCGCTACATCGGTGTCTCCGACACCCCCGCCTGGAAGATCGCGCAAGCCAATACGATGGCGCAGTTCCGGAACTGGTCGGCCTTCGTGGCGCTGCAGATCGAATACTCGTTGCTCGAACGCAGCGTCGAGCAGGAACTCGTCCCTCTGGCGCTCGAATTTGGGCTGGGCGTCACGCCCTGGTCGCCGCTGAAGAGCGGGGCGCTCAGCGGCAAGTACACACGCGCCAATGCTGGGCAGATGAAAGGTGATCGCGGCGTTTTCCTTGAGGGTTCTCTGAACGAGCAGACCTATGCGGTCATCGACCAGCTCGAAATCATCGCCAAGGCCCACGACACTTCGGTCGCCGCCGTCTCGCTCGCCTGGCTCTCAACCAAACCCGGCGTCGCTTCGCCGATCATCGGTGCGCGTCGCCTCTCCCAGCTTGAGGACAATATCAAAGCGCTCGACATCAAACTCACGGCCGACGAAATGGCAAAGCTCGACATGCTGACCCAGCCCAAGCTCGGCTTCCCCCAGAGTATGCTGCCGATGGCGCCGGCGATCCTCAATGGCGGCGCGAGCGTCAACGGCGTCTCCGCACCGGTATCCGGATTCGTCATGCAGCAAGGCGACAAACCTTACTAAAAACGGCGGCTCGTCTCGAGCTTGCCGAAGCGCTTGATGGCGGTCTCGCTCGCGGTGTGGTGCGGCCGGTTTTGCTTCAGCCTTCGGAGCTTTCCCGCTAGGCGACGCCTTGAATTGAACGTCCGCCTACAAGCACCATTTCGTTCGAACAGGAGGCGCTCCCATGACGGGCATAGATGGCAAAGTGATCGTGATAACCGGCGCCAGCAGCGGCATCGGCCGCGCGGCTGCGCTATTGCTGGCGGGTCAAGGGGCGAAGGTCGTGCTCGGCGCGCGAGGCGGCGATGAATTGGAGGCTGTGGCGCGCGAAGTTCGTGACGCAGGAGGTAGTGCCCTTCATCGGCGCACCGACGTGTCGAAGCGACAAGACATGGCAGCGCTTGTCGCCGTGGCGACCGATTCCCATGGCAAGCTTGATGTGCTGATCAGCAACGCCGGGATCGGTCCCATCTCGATGCTCGCAGAATTGCGCGTCGAGGATTGGGAGGCGATGGTTGACGTCAACATCAACGGGTTGTTGTACGGTATCGCCGCCGCTTTGCCCATTTTTCGCCGGCAAGGCTCTGGGCATTTCGTCAATACGATCTCGACCGCGGGCATCCAGATGAGCCCGACCATGGCGATTTATGCCGCAACTAAGAACGCCGTGCGCACAATAAGCGAGGGACTGCGCCTCGAATCCGACGGCAAGTATCGCGTGACCGGCATCTCGCCGGGATTCGTCGGAACCCGTTTTGCCGAATCCATGACGGACGCGGGGGTCAAAGCAGAAATCCAGAAGCGCATGGATGAAATCGCGTTGGCGCCTGAAGCGATTGCCCGCGCGATGGCGTTTGCGATCCAGCAGCCGGACGATGTGGACGTCGGCGACATTGTCGTTCGGCCCACCGTGCAGAATTGAGCGCGGGGCGAGGTCTATTGGCTCGCCGCGCCGCGCTCATTTGCTGATCTGTTCCACCGCAGCCATCCAGTTCTCGACGTGATACGCGGTTGCAAGCTTGCCGTTCTTTACCGTGAACAGATCGATCGAAATGGTCTTGAAGCTCTTGCCCGTGGGTTTGGCGCCGTAGAGGTCGCGCATCGGCGTGCCACTCGCCTCGCCGCGCACAACGATCTTGTCGTCAACGGTCTGGATCTCCTCAATGGTCCAACGCAGATCCGGTATGACCGCTCCGATGCCTTTGAACACCTCGGCCAGCTGATCGCGCGTCAGCCAGTCTTGGTTGGTTGAATATGATTTGTAGTCGGGATTGGCTGCTTCTGCCAACAACGCCGCTACGTCTTTGTCCGCGGGCCTGTTCAGCGCTTCATAGAGAGGGGCAACGATCCTTCGTGCTTCATCGACAGTCATGCCCATAGGCGGCTTCCTCTTAAGTTCGTTGAATTTGCTTGGAGATCACGTCCGGCCGCTCTGCGAGCGATAGGCGCCGTTCATCCAGACCGCGATCTCACCTGTGTAGCCGTCAGCGGCTTCTTCCCAAGCGCGGTGTTGGGCGTCGAGAAGCACGTAGTGGTTGCGAGGCAGTCGTTCGGCAAGGAATTGGCCGTTCGCTGCAGGTACAATTGGGTCGTCTTTGCCGGCGATGATCAAGATCGGGGTGTCGATGCTTGAGAGCAGCGGCTCAAGCTTCGGAAGGTCGGGAATGTAATTTCGCACATACTGCACGGCGTCTTCGAAACGCCGGCCCGCGGATGCCTTTCGGAAGTCTTCGATGATTGGCGCCGGCGTGAGTTCTGAAGCGTGCTTCAGATAGTCGCCCACTGCCTCGGCGCCGTCGACGGTGGCAAAGGCGCCCGTCGGTGAATGGATCAAATCGTAGAGCACGCCCGCGGCCATCTCGGCGCGCAGGGCGCCCGATCCCAGAGCGATGCTCTCGAACAAGTCGCCCTTTTCGGCGGCGGCGAACAAAATCGCGAGCGCTCCGACATCGGGCGTGATCGCGTGCGCTCGGTTCACTTTGAAGTGGCTAAGCAGCTTGATGACGAAGTCGCCCATAGCCTTCGGGGCCATCACGTCGGGCCTGCTCTGCGAGAGCCCGAAGCCCGGCAAATCGACCGCGATCAGAGGGTGCGTCTGGCGCAGCCGTGGAATGACATGACGAAACGCATAGATGCTCTCGGGCCAAGGCGCTGTGAGCAGGATGGGAACGCCATTAGCGGCGCCGCTTCGCGCGTGGCGGATGACGAGGCCGTCAATTTCCGTCGTGGAGACGGCGCCTATATCGGGAAGTGCATCGACGGTCATGGGCAGCGTCCGATCTCGTTGACTATGATGTGCGTCATAGGCTAAGTATGATGCGCATCATAGTCAAGACGAGCGATTGCGAACGCATCCAATCCAACGTGAGAGGAGGAGCCGGTGACGCGCAAGCTAGAGGATGCCCCAACCGAATTCGTGCAGGCTGACGGCATCGACTTCGCCTATCGGCGCCTGGGCCGCAGCGACGGCGCGCCGCTCGTGTTGTTGCAGCACTTCACAGGAACGATGGATTCCTGGGATCCGCTGGTGGTGAACACGCTTGCCGAAACGAGACCTGTAATCGTCTTCGACAATCCTGGCGTCGGACGATCAAGTGGGGCCACGCCCAACAACGTTGCGGACATGACGGAAGCCGCAAGGCAGTTCGTGCAAGCGTTGGGGTTCGCACAGGTCGATCTTCTGGGCTTCTCCTTGGGCGGTTTCATCGCGCAATCGCTTGCCGCGAAGTATCCCGGCCTGGTGCGCCGGCTTGTGCTCGCTGGCACCGCCCCTCAAGGAGGGGAAGAGCATTTGCTGGCGGTCCTCCAAGAGGCGTTCTCACACAAAGAAGCGATCGATGTGCGCCTACCGCTTTTCTTCACCTCATCAGAAACGAGCCAGGCAGCGGGCTTGGCGTTCATCCAGCGTACGCGCGTGCGCACCGAGGACCGCGACCCGGAGAGCACCGAAGCCGTTAGCCGATCGCACACGCAAGCCCTGATCGGCTGGTGCGCGGAAAAGGATCCGAGCAACACGGTCTTGAGCGCCATCACACAGCCGGCGCTCGTTGTGTCCGGCAGCAGCGATACGATGCTGCCGTGCGCCAACGCCTACTTCATGTTTCAGAACCTGAAGAACGCGACGCTCATTCTTTATCCCGACGCCGGACACGGGGCGATCTTCCAATATCCGGAGACATTCGCCCGTCACGCGCAATGGTTCTTGGACGCTTGACCTAACGGTGGCCCACCGCTGGACCAACAATGCGACGGCCGGTAGCTTGGCGTTTGCGCAACACCGCAGCTCGCGGTCAGTGCGCGCGGTGTGCAAGAAGTGGCAAGCGACGTCCGGCAACGCATGATCGAGGAGGCGATGGGGCTCATTGCGCGCAAGGGCGTGCAGGGAACCTCGTTTTCGGAAGTGTTGGAGGCGGCCGGCGCTCCCCGGGGCTCGCTCTATCACCATTTTCCGGGCGGCAAGGATGAACTCGTCCTCGCAGCGATGGATGAGGCAAGCCGGCTTGCTTTGGGTGCGATTGAGAGAGCTCGTGGTCAGCCAGCCGACAAGGTCGCGGAGAGTTTCATCTCGTTCTGGCGCACTGTGCTTACGCGCTCCGGGCTTGAGGCGGGATGCGCGCTTCTGGCGGTGACGCTTGGCGCAGACACAGCGGCCCAGCGCGAGCGGGCGGGAGAACTCTTCAAGCGCTTTCGCAAGGTGCTGCGCGAGATGCTTGTCGAAGGCGGCGTGCCTGCCGATCGCGCGGAGGGACTTGCAGCGGGGCTCCTTTCGGCCTGCGAAGGCGCTGTGGCCGTGGCGCGCGCGGAAGCGTCGATCAAGCCGTTCAATTTGGTCGCCGCTGAGCAAGTGCGCGCAATAAGGGCGGCCATGAGGTGAGTCGCCGCGTCCGGCCGGTTCGGCCACTTGCTGATGCGGTCTCCGGCCAGCTGAGACCATATCTCCACCGTGGCGATTAGAGATGAATGACGCCGATGCGCGCCGCGTGTGCGACGACGTCGGTGCGGCCGGTCGCATCGAGCTTGTCGATGAGACGGCCGACATGAAACTTTACCGTGTGCGGTGAGATCCCGAGCCGTGCGGCAATCTCCTTGTTTGACGCGCCTTCGGCCAGCAGCATCAGCACGTCGATCTCGCGCGCAGTGAAGATCTGGCCCGCAGCCGATGGCGGGGTGGCGATGATTGCTACATCGGCAGCTTCGCCCGGCGAGGCGAGGCGAATGCCGGCGACGTTGGATAACAACCCCTCGAGGCGTTGGCGCATGGCCTCATCGCCAACAGCGATCTCGATGACGAGTGTGTCGGCGTCATGGTCCTCGCTCAAGCGGCGGGCCTTTCTCCTACGGTCAGATTGACCGGGAGCTGCGCGCCGCCGCGACGCAGGCCTAGGACGATGGCCTGGCCGACGCTGTCGGCGCCCAAGCCGCGCAAGAGCGAGCCGATACTGGCGACGGGCTGGCCATCCCACGCTTCAATGATATCGCCTTGATGCACGCCTGCTCGCGCGCCGGGGCCGTCTGCATCCACATGGATGACGATCGCGCCGGTCTGTTGGGTCGCATCGAGCCGCACCGGCCGCAGTCCAAGGCCCAGATATCCCCGCGGCACCCGTCCCTTGGTTTCCAGAATGGGCGCAATGCGCGCAATGGTTTCCGCCGGAATGAGAAGGGTGCGCCGGCGCGGCCCGATCGCCGCCATGCCGAGCGCTGCGCCTTCCGCATCGACGACAAGGCCGCCTTCGGCTTCACGCCGTATGGAAACGTCGAGTTCGAGGCGCGCATCAATTGCGCCGCCGCGCAAAGATCGCCACGCCGGGCCGCTGACGGCGATCATCCCAAGCGCCGGAAGCGCCGCGCCGTCGCGGGCGCCGATCGCCACAGCCAAGGCGCCCACGCGTGGGAGCTTCGCGGTAAAGCGAGTAGGCGCAGCGTTGCCGGTGTCCGTGCGCAACAGGGCGATGTTGGTTGAGGCGTCGCGCCCGACAAGAGTGGCGGGCTTAGCTACGCCATCGGCTGACTGCACTGATATGTCGCCTTCGCCCAAGCTCTCATCGGACGTGATAACAAGGCCGTCCTTCCACACAAACCCTGAACCACGTGTATGCTTGGAGTGAACGGAAACGACGGCAGCGCCGGCCTCGGCGACAAGCGTTGCCAGCACGTCTGAGAAAACGGAAAGTTGCAGCTGATCGGCCATAAGACAAAATCTCCAGATTGAGCCGCCAACCTGAAAGCGGGCCCACGAAAGCGCTACTGCCCAGATGGGTAGGATGCCCAAAGGCGCCATTGCCTTAGCTGCAAGAAGAGATGAACTTGACCAAAGCCACCGCGCATGCGCCGTGGCTGAAAAACGCAATTCTGCAGATCGTCGGAGGGCAAGCTATGACGGCTAAGAAAGTCTGTGTTGTCGTTGGCGTCGGGCCCGGGAATGGCGCGGCTCTCGGCCGGCGCTTCGCCAAAGAAGGCTATGCGGTCGCTCTGCTGGCGCGGACAAGCGACACCAGCGGCCCGCTGGCGGCAAGCTTAGCCGATGCTCGCGCGTACAGTTGCGATGTGACGGATGCGACCTCTGTGGCGAGCGCCTTCGATGCAATAGCGCGCGAGATGGGGCCGGTGCATACGCTTGTCTACAATGCGGGTTCCGGTGTGTTTGGCACTGTCGATGACATCGATCCCTCCGCGTTCGAGGGCGCCTTCCGCGTCAATGCGCTGGGCCTGTTGCTCGCGGCAAAGCAGGTGATAGCGTCTATGCGCGACAAAGGCGGTGGTAACATCGTGGTCGTTGGCGCCACCTCCTCGCGTCGCGGCGTTGCCCGTACTGCGGCGTTTGCGCCGGCCAAGGCGGCGCAGAAAAGTCTGGCTGAGTCGATGGCGCGCCATCTGTGGCCGCAGCGCATTCACGTTTGTCTGATCATTGTCGATGGCGTCGTCGATCTGCCTCGCACGCGCGCCATGATGAAGGACAAGCCAGATGACTTCTTCGTTGCGCCCGACGATCTGGCCGACACGGCGTTTCGTCTGACTGAGCAGCCTCGTTCGGCGTGGTCGTTCGAAGTCGAGGCCCGGCCTTTCAAGGAAAGCTGGTAGGGCAGGGCGTGAGCGGCTGAAACCACCACGTATGTGCGCAGGCGAAGTTCGCACGGAGGATGCTCTGGCGAGAAGCAGATCAAGTATTGTCGCTACATCCTCCATTGAGCCGGCGCGAACAACGCTGCGCCTGGCAGCGTTTGCGGCAACAGCGCGATCAGGTTTAGTCGCGCCGCGGCCTCGCAGATGCTTCGAAAAATGTCGCAAGCCTTGTCCTAGTCGGTTGGACAGGGCGCGGCGTCGGGTGTGGTGGCGGGCGGCGTCGTAAGTTGCGCGCGAGCGATGGCGGC from Terricaulis silvestris carries:
- a CDS encoding aldo/keto reductase, which translates into the protein MALDHYITLGRSGLRVSPFCLGAMTFGEDLGWGSSVEESQQIIDRYVELGGNFIDTANFYTKSHSEKIIGDHIGRHKARRDRLVIATKFSGNLYPGDPNGGGSGRKAVVNAAENSLRRLQTDYIDLYWLHIWDENTPIDETMAALDDLVRAGKVRYIGVSDTPAWKIAQANTMAQFRNWSAFVALQIEYSLLERSVEQELVPLALEFGLGVTPWSPLKSGALSGKYTRANAGQMKGDRGVFLEGSLNEQTYAVIDQLEIIAKAHDTSVAAVSLAWLSTKPGVASPIIGARRLSQLEDNIKALDIKLTADEMAKLDMLTQPKLGFPQSMLPMAPAILNGGASVNGVSAPVSGFVMQQGDKPY
- a CDS encoding SDR family oxidoreductase produces the protein MTGIDGKVIVITGASSGIGRAAALLLAGQGAKVVLGARGGDELEAVAREVRDAGGSALHRRTDVSKRQDMAALVAVATDSHGKLDVLISNAGIGPISMLAELRVEDWEAMVDVNINGLLYGIAAALPIFRRQGSGHFVNTISTAGIQMSPTMAIYAATKNAVRTISEGLRLESDGKYRVTGISPGFVGTRFAESMTDAGVKAEIQKRMDEIALAPEAIARAMAFAIQQPDDVDVGDIVVRPTVQN
- a CDS encoding SDR family NAD(P)-dependent oxidoreductase, which produces MTKATAHAPWLKNAILQIVGGQAMTAKKVCVVVGVGPGNGAALGRRFAKEGYAVALLARTSDTSGPLAASLADARAYSCDVTDATSVASAFDAIAREMGPVHTLVYNAGSGVFGTVDDIDPSAFEGAFRVNALGLLLAAKQVIASMRDKGGGNIVVVGATSSRRGVARTAAFAPAKAAQKSLAESMARHLWPQRIHVCLIIVDGVVDLPRTRAMMKDKPDDFFVAPDDLADTAFRLTEQPRSAWSFEVEARPFKESW
- a CDS encoding alpha/beta fold hydrolase; translation: MTVDALPDIGAVSTTEIDGLVIRHARSGAANGVPILLTAPWPESIYAFRHVIPRLRQTHPLIAVDLPGFGLSQSRPDVMAPKAMGDFVIKLLSHFKVNRAHAITPDVGALAILFAAAEKGDLFESIALGSGALRAEMAAGVLYDLIHSPTGAFATVDGAEAVGDYLKHASELTPAPIIEDFRKASAGRRFEDAVQYVRNYIPDLPKLEPLLSSIDTPILIIAGKDDPIVPAANGQFLAERLPRNHYVLLDAQHRAWEEAADGYTGEIAVWMNGAYRSQSGRT
- a CDS encoding MarR family winged helix-turn-helix transcriptional regulator — protein: MAKIDAAEIWGLNYRLLMSAIAAASPGIERLGIETKELFVLAEIDAHPYPAELAEALNMPKATVTLYVKRLEASGFLRREIDAGDLRRHRLKLTPSGRACVRQGMKLLAEAFEPCLGRLSAAQRRDLKSLLERMV
- a CDS encoding response regulator transcription factor, which produces MSEDHDADTLVIEIAVGDEAMRQRLEGLLSNVAGIRLASPGEAADVAIIATPPSAAGQIFTAREIDVLMLLAEGASNKEIAARLGISPHTVKFHVGRLIDKLDATGRTDVVAHAARIGVIHL
- a CDS encoding alpha/beta fold hydrolase; the protein is MTRKLEDAPTEFVQADGIDFAYRRLGRSDGAPLVLLQHFTGTMDSWDPLVVNTLAETRPVIVFDNPGVGRSSGATPNNVADMTEAARQFVQALGFAQVDLLGFSLGGFIAQSLAAKYPGLVRRLVLAGTAPQGGEEHLLAVLQEAFSHKEAIDVRLPLFFTSSETSQAAGLAFIQRTRVRTEDRDPESTEAVSRSHTQALIGWCAEKDPSNTVLSAITQPALVVSGSSDTMLPCANAYFMFQNLKNATLILYPDAGHGAIFQYPETFARHAQWFLDA
- a CDS encoding DUF1428 domain-containing protein, with protein sequence MAYVQGAVIPVKTSNKEAYLKAIKLISAIYKESGALSTMDAWGVDVPDGTTTDFKKAVKAEPDETVVFSWMIWPDKATAEAASMKLRADPRMNPAEMPFDMRRMIFGGFEPLHETKA
- a CDS encoding ester cyclase, which gives rise to MGMTVDEARRIVAPLYEALNRPADKDVAALLAEAANPDYKSYSTNQDWLTRDQLAEVFKGIGAVIPDLRWTIEEIQTVDDKIVVRGEASGTPMRDLYGAKPTGKSFKTISIDLFTVKNGKLATAYHVENWMAAVEQISK
- a CDS encoding TetR/AcrR family transcriptional regulator: MASDVRQRMIEEAMGLIARKGVQGTSFSEVLEAAGAPRGSLYHHFPGGKDELVLAAMDEASRLALGAIERARGQPADKVAESFISFWRTVLTRSGLEAGCALLAVTLGADTAAQRERAGELFKRFRKVLREMLVEGGVPADRAEGLAAGLLSACEGAVAVARAEASIKPFNLVAAEQVRAIRAAMR
- a CDS encoding S1C family serine protease, translated to MADQLQLSVFSDVLATLVAEAGAAVVSVHSKHTRGSGFVWKDGLVITSDESLGEGDISVQSADGVAKPATLVGRDASTNIALLRTDTGNAAPTRFTAKLPRVGALAVAIGARDGAALPALGMIAVSGPAWRSLRGGAIDARLELDVSIRREAEGGLVVDAEGAALGMAAIGPRRRTLLIPAETIARIAPILETKGRVPRGYLGLGLRPVRLDATQQTGAIVIHVDADGPGARAGVHQGDIIEAWDGQPVASIGSLLRGLGADSVGQAIVLGLRRGGAQLPVNLTVGERPAA